Below is a window of Arabidopsis thaliana chromosome 2, partial sequence DNA.
aaaagctttgTTCGAGTACCTGTGAAAAGAAATGCTGCCAATGAACGGGATACAATCAGTTTGAGGAGATACAGTGATCCTGCAatctgtttttatgttttgttttaggaAACGAGAGCAATGagatatttttcatgtttggTGAGCATAAAGAGTAGAATTGTACCTTGAAGAACTTGATCCAGTCTCCTCCACTGCTTAAGGATTTAAAACTGCGAACTCCTTGATTCCAGACAACTACGATATCACTACTAAGATCTCTCACAGCGGATTCGGAGATCTCAAATCTCCATGGGGGTATTTTGTTGACTTGAAACCCGAAACTGTCAAAATAAATCAATCTGTCACTTAGTTGCATATAGATTTCAAAggtgaaatatatatacatgggTGCATCATCCTTTGATAGGACAATTTTGGTATCACAACTTATTTTCACTGCCTTCTATAATGGTAAAGTTCTGGAACCAATACTTACATCTTTGACGGCACAAAAGAGACTCCATAGAGAGCAACAGCAAATATAAACAGAAGTTGGGCTGCAGATGAAGTAAATGTGTTTCCAGAAAAGAAGAACCAGTAATAAAACAAGTTTAGgacaagaaaagaaacgaaggttttcttctcatttctcCACAGCAAGATGTCTGCAACTGCATGAGAACATAGAGATGAAAAGCTAAGTCAGTTTAAAGAGATTAATATTAAAAGCTTGCATTGACCAGATTCGCTTTGAGTTTGTTTATATGTGCATGAAATAAAGTTGGAACTCGCATGAAATTACATGGACTGGAAGAAGATGTAAATTAACCAAGCAGATACTTCAGCATGTTCTAGACATCTAGAAGCAAACAAATCTAAGTTGAAAATAGAGATAGATTCTTTCCAGGTTAAGCCTTGTGAACATGCATCATCATATCCATAGCTAGATGAGATGCGGACTTCAAGCAATACAACTGAATACTTAGCCAAGAACACTTCAAAAAGGCATTATAATTGTTAATAGCGAGATGGTTCTAACCTTTCCCACAACCAAGAAGCTGATCTGCAGTAGATTGAATGATTGTGTCATCAGACTTCTCAAGATCCCGAGAGAACCATTGAAGCGTTGATGCAATACCATCCTACAAATCCAACAAGAGCTAATAAATCCAAGGAAGGTACTAAGCAGCTGAATATGCAAAAAGCCAAAATACTATCCAACAAACTCACTTCAAGTGTCACAACAGGTGTGTAACCAAGATGCTTCTTAGCTGCATTGCAGTTAAAAGTTCTCGTTGATGAAGCTAACAGAGCATACTGATGTGCTGTGTCATAATTACTCCCAAGGCCCTCCTTTTCATGTGTCCACTTAAGAAGTGAGAAAACATACAAAACCAGCCGAACAGGAAGTTTAATGGATGGTCTGCAattaaagaggaaaaaaaaatatcaaaacaggTAAACCAGAAAGTTAGCTCTAAGGATCTAAAACTTTTCAAAATGATCAATATTTAAGACATAGGAGAAGGAAACATATACGACCATgtataaaatactaaatatcAGCGAATCACCATGTATAGATAgtttatatctaaaaaaactaattgaaTATGGCTGTTCTCGAAACGGTTCTTCTAGACATGTCTCCAGGACATCTATCAACAGAAAATTAAGATCTTTTGCTTTAAGAAGGGAACATTCAAGGTAGGTTCAGAAGTTCTGAGGAGCCTTTTTCCCATGCTACATTGATAATCAGGAAACAGAAAGATAAAAGGAGTTCACAGCAAGTTTCATTGTATCAAAAACTGTTCGGATGCTTATTTACCTTGGGTATCCCAGACCTTCAACTATATGGCTTACAAAGTCCCAAAATCTGACCGGCTTGAGGTTTGTGATAAAAAATTCCTACATAAAGTCGGCACAGTAAAAATTCATCACATATAAAGTTCATGCGCTTTCAGGAGTGATTTGGCAAATACACTTTGACTCAAAGAGGTTACCTTTCCAGCCACAAACTCCATCTGTGAATCTAATGCTTTAACGGCGCAAATATGTGCATGAGAAACGTTCTCCGAGTAAGTGAAATCAGAGATATTTTCACCACTCCCGAGTATaaactgaaattttaaaaactaagaCAGTCATTCctccaaaaaaggaaaactaagAATGCATCAAGCTCAAGGAATACTACCAGgtataataagataataaacgTAGACGCAAAAACGCAACAATGGGATGAACTAATAGTAAGACCTTTGCATATCCGGACTTGGCTAGATTCACCAAAAAAGGTACAAACTCTGTGTCACCAGGTCCAAATACAATGCTAGAGCGAAGTGCACAAGTTAAGAGACCATCTCGGTTGTTAGCCAATTTGATCAACGCTTCTGCTTGAGCTTTGAAGTCTGTCAACATAGATTGGAACTGCAAGAGAATCAGAGCAAAACAGATATCATCTCTGAAAAAGACCAACGACAAAAACCAACTAAACAAACATGCTCAAGGATTACCTTCAAAGGACGTCTCAAGGATTCATCACCATCACGTATAGGTTGGGAACcatcaaaaacaacatcaGCTGTACTGTTGTAGATAAGTTTTCTGACTCCAGATTCACGACAGGCAGAAATCACATTTCTTGTACCTATACGAGAAATCGATTAACCACCCAAGTTTAACTAATATAATGGTAAACCATCTTGAAGTGACTAAGAACTTTACCTTGAACTATAACCTTGTAGCAGTCAAAGTAATCATGGGAACGTAAATCAGTAGCTCCCATGTAAAATACAACATAGGAACCCTCGGTAACTGCAAGGAACAAAACAGTCACaccaaaactcaaatcagAACCCGAAAATCTCAAATAGCCAAACACTCCCCCATAGCATTTTCTAGATACCAAAAACCGATCCATCAATGTCATATCTAACAAAGTGCAACAGGAAATAAGAGGAAAACCTTTAACGATCTGAGGTTTATCACGAACATCGACGCAGTGATAAGAAGCGCGGCCGGAGGAGAGAGCATCCTCGAGGAGCGAATCGGATTCATCAAGATGGAGAGTGTGACCGGAATCTGCGACTCGGACTGTCCAGTTTCCGAGACGAAGCAATCTGGAGACAAGCGATCGACCAATGAACCCTCGTCCGCCGAGGACGACACATGTCTTGAGGTGAGAATCGCCATGGACGGAATCTTCGTCCATTGTTATCGCCGAATTAAACCCCAGCTCTATCGCCTTTTCTCGGTCGAGTCAACTCAGAGAAAAAGGCCGAGTCGAGTTGGATCAGTGCACAAAAAGCTGAATACTAGGGGTTGCTTGGCGGGCAGACTCTCCACTCGCGCAACCTTTTAGCGTTTTCCTTTATTCTTCGGCTGtgtaattataatttaatattcaCACTTTTTTGCCATAAATCTATGGATTTGACTTAATTTATGTAAATTATCTGTATAATTATTCCTTGGTTACAAACAAATCTAGTAAAGCTAATATTAAATCGTAGACGCACGGTTGCGTTTTCACGTTTGGTGAGCCAATTCCATCAATCCACCAAACATATGATTTCCATTGTTAGAAATTTGGTAAGCACTTGTAGAGAGAAACTAAACCGTATCTATCTATACACTTGTGTATGTATGTTGAAGCATTCATTACACTTGAAAATCtcataatttaataattgagtttaaactaaatatttagatttttttgtgttgaatACACAACTTCAAATGATAACTGAAGAAAGcccaaaacatataaaatattgatCTTTGCAGCTGATGATTGACTTGCAAATTTTTCtatacaaataagaaaatataccCAAGTTTTCAGAAACGATCTCTGGCTCTCTGTATACGACGCAATGCTTCAGCTTCGGTTGCTGAGTCTGGAATGCTTAAAGATTTTCGGATATCTTTGCTCGATATTCTGAGGAATGGGTTACACGCTTTCTCAACCTTGACAGTCGTTGGAATCTACAGACAACAAATCCGTAAGTAAATGAAATCTAGAGAGAGgtttagagagaaagaggagatAGGGAAGAGATAAGAGGTTTTACCGATGGGAGCCCCTGGCTGCGAAGATGGGCGACTCGAGTTGCATAGGACTGAAGAGTTTCATTCTTTGGTTCTACGGATAGAGCAAACTTGAGATTGCCCTGTATCATGGAGGAGATATAAAAGAGAGTTGAACAATGTGAATTAAGAGTATTTATGTGCGTGGAACTTACTGCTGTGTTTTCACGGCCGCAGTATATATTTGTATCGTCTGGTAGAGACACGATCTTTTGGAGTGATGAAAGCATCTGAGTCATAAGGCAAAAAAGGTTTTCTCGTTAAAAAGGACAGAGCACAATAAGTTTGCTTCTGTGAAAGAAACTACAATGTACGGTTATTAGAGTACTCCCAAGTCCCAAGTGATCTCTCCATAAAGTCTATACCATTTGACTCAGCACAGTTTGCCACAAGAAAGTAACCATAACAGTAAAAAGATATGAAGgttgaaaaagaaacatgattTAGAAAACCACAAATCACTTGGCACAATTTTTGccacaagaaaataatcataacAGTGCAAGGGTCGAGAAGGTTGAAATATTGCTTTTTGAAATTGATGTTACCTGCTCAGGGGTACCTTCTGAAAGGGTACCACAGGATAAGCTATATATCAGGTCTCCTGTGAATATTGTCGCTGACCCGGGAAAGTAGAAGCTAATATGGCCT
It encodes the following:
- a CDS encoding 3-beta hydroxysteroid dehydrogenase/isomerase family protein (3-beta hydroxysteroid dehydrogenase/isomerase family protein; FUNCTIONS IN: binding, 3-beta-hydroxy-delta5-steroid dehydrogenase activity, catalytic activity; INVOLVED IN: steroid biosynthetic process, metabolic process; LOCATED IN: plasma membrane; EXPRESSED IN: 23 plant structures; EXPRESSED DURING: 15 growth stages; CONTAINS InterPro DOMAIN/s: Reticulon (InterPro:IPR003388), 3-beta hydroxysteroid dehydrogenase/isomerase (InterPro:IPR002225), NAD(P)-binding domain (InterPro:IPR016040); BEST Arabidopsis thaliana protein match is: 3beta-hydroxysteroid-dehydrogenase/decarboxylase isoform 2 (TAIR:AT2G26260.1); Has 10307 Blast hits to 10296 proteins in 2122 species: Archae - 301; Bacteria - 6803; Metazoa - 545; Fungi - 280; Plants - 752; Viruses - 81; Other Eukaryotes - 1545 (source: NCBI BLink).) is translated as MDEDSVHGDSHLKTCVVLGGRGFIGRSLVSRLLRLGNWTVRVADSGHTLHLDESDSLLEDALSSGRASYHCVDVRDKPQIVKVTEGSYVVFYMGATDLRSHDYFDCYKVIVQGTRNVISACRESGVRKLIYNSTADVVFDGSQPIRDGDESLRRPLKFQSMLTDFKAQAEALIKLANNRDGLLTCALRSSIVFGPGDTEFVPFLVNLAKSGYAKFILGSGENISDFTYSENVSHAHICAVKALDSQMEFVAGKEFFITNLKPVRFWDFVSHIVEGLGYPRPSIKLPVRLVLYVFSLLKWTHEKEGLGSNYDTAHQYALLASSTRTFNCNAAKKHLGYTPVVTLEDGIASTLQWFSRDLEKSDDTIIQSTADQLLGCGKVADILLWRNEKKTFVSFLVLNLFYYWFFFSGNTFTSSAAQLLFIFAVALYGVSFVPSKIFGFQVNKIPPWRFEISESAVRDLSSDIVVVWNQGVRSFKSLSSGGDWIKFFKIAGSLYLLKLIVSRSLAAFLFTVMSFSFTGFFIYEQYELELYHLARIFVECLTFIKRMVIPVSDASSKPMFM